TATAGGCGGCTTTAATTCGTCAAATACAACTCATTTACAAGAAATAGCAATTACGAAAAATATTACTTCTTTTCACATAGATACTCCAGAGAGAATATCAGTTGCAGAAAACTCAATATTACATAAACCACTAGGATTAGATTTAGAACTTAAAAATAATTTTTTACCTAATGGGAATATTAATGTTGGAATTACCTCCGGTGCATCTACTCCTGATAAAGTTGTTGCAGATGTTATTGAAAAGTTAATTGATATAGCTTCCTAAATTTGTAATGCCATTTATGACTTTGCTTAGTTTTTTTAATTTATTACTCAGATATTTCCTAAAGATATACTTTATTAACTAGAATAGTTAAAAATTATTGAAGTATGGAAGACAAAACACAAACTAATCAGGTTCAAACAGCAGCCAGTATGAATAGAACTAAAGCCCCCCAAAAAGTTGAAGTTGTAGTTGCTAATTCATCTTCAGGGTCAGAAGTAAATATTCTTGGAGAACTATCAATTTTTGTTTTACGCATCGGTTTTTGTGCTTTGATGATTCATCATGGCCTAGAGAAACTTCAAGATCCGCAGGGTTTTGCAGAATTTGTAGTTAGTAAGTACTTTCCATTTTTGCCAGGTGATCCTGTTGTTTGGACTTTTGGAGCAGCTATCACTCAATTAGTTTGCCCTCTAGGACTGGCTTTAGGTCTTTTTGCAAGGCTTTCTTCTCTTGGACTATTATCTACAATGGTATTTGCGGTTTATTTTCATCTTCTAGATACGGGATTAGAAGGTTTTCCTCTTGCAGTAGTTGAAGGACACAACTACGCCTTCGAATTGTCTTTTATATATGGTGCTATTTCTCTTTACTTTCTATGCGCAGGTCCAGGCAGACTTTCTTTATTTAGAAAGTCTAACAAAATTACATATTATCCCAAATCAACATAAATTAATGTAAAAAATGCCTTTTTTGAGTAAATATCATTGAGATTCCCTTTGAATTACACATATCAATACTTTCTTGGTCTCTTAAACTTCCTCCGGGTTGGATAATAGCTTTTATTCCATATTCATTTGCAAGTTCTACAGTATCGGCAAATGGAAAAAAACCATCGCTTGCCAAAACAGCCTCAGAACATAACCCTTCGGCTGCTTTTAATGCAATTTTTGCGGCTCCAACTCTATTCATTTGTCCAGCTCCAATACCAATAGTTTTTTGGTCTTTTGCAATAACAATTGCATTTGATTTTACATGTTTACAAATTTTCCATGCAAAATTTAGATCTAATTTCATTTGATTACTCGGATTTTTTTTAGTTACTAAAATCCAACTCTCATTTATATCTTCATTATCATCAGTATCTTGAACGAGTAATCCTCCCATTATTGATTTAGTAGAAGTTTGGTTCTTTTTTGGAAGCATATCTTTTGATAACTTTAAAATTCTTAAATTCTTTTTGCTTTTTAAAATTTTTAAAGCTTCTTCATCAAAAGAAGGAGCGACAACGCACTCTAAGAAAATATCTTTGAGGTTAATTGCGGTTTCACTATCAACATTTGAATTAAAAGCAACTATTCCTCCAAAAGCACTAACTGAGTCGCATTCCAAAGCATTCAGAAATGCTTGAGAGGCTGAATTGCTTGTAGAGGCACCACAAGGATTATTGTGTTTTAGAATAACGGAAGCAAACGTGTTTGTTTTAAGATCATTTTTTTCTTCATAGCCAAATTCTAAAACTGTAGAAAGCGCTGACTCAAGATCCAATAGATTGTTATAACTTAACTCTTTACCTTGCAATTGTTCTGCTGAGTTCCATCCAATATTACGTAAACCATACCAAAAAGCTTTTTGATGAGGATTTTCTCCATATCTTAAGGTTTTGATTAGTGGATAAGATTCAATATATTTGGAAGATTGTAAACCTCTTTCTTTACTTATCCAATTAGATATTGCAGCGTCATAGTCGGCTGTATGTTGAAAAGCTTCAAAGGCTAATGTTGCTTTATATGCATCATTTAAAACCCCTTTTTTAATTTCTTCAAGAAATTCTTGATATTGACTAGGATCTACTAAAACGGAAACGTCTTTATGATTTTTAGCTGCAGAACGAATCATTGATGGCCCTCCAATATCGATATTTTCAATAGCATCTTCCCATTTGCATCCCTGTTCAACAGTTTTCTTAAAAGGATATAAATTTACAACTACCAAGTCAATTAGTTCAAGGTCGTTAGCTTCTATATCTTTTTTATGTTCCTTATCAGTTCTTTTCGCTAATATTCCTCCATGGATTTTTGGATGTAAAGTTTTAACTCTTCCTTCAAGGATTTCTGGCGAATTAGTAAAATCTGCGACTTTAATAACTGGAAGTTTTGCTTTTATTAGATGTTTGGCAGTTCCTCCACTTGATAGAATTTTATAATTAAATTTTTCTACCAATTCTGTACAAAATGGGATTATATTTTTTTTATCAGAGACACTTATTAAGGCTAATGGTGACATTATGGGAAAGTTTACTTACTTAAGAATATAAACATGAAATACGATATTGATCATGAATTTGTCTCGATTAGCTCTCAAACTGCAACTCATAGAATTATTTTGATACATGGTTGGGGAGCCGATGCAGATGACCTTTTAACAATTGGAAAGGAAATTACAGAAAAAACAAATCTTGATTTTGAGTTAATTTCTTTGAGGGCGCCTGGATTACATCCAAGTGGTCAGGGAAGACAGTGGTATGGATTATACCCACATGATTGGAAGGGGGCTGAGGCTGAAGTAAATAAACTTTTAGATACATTAAAAGAATTTGATACTGAGCAGATTTCACTTAGAAAAACAGTTTTGTTGGGTTTTTCTCAGGGGGCAGCTATGGCAATTGATGCAGGATTTAAACTAAATCTAGGATTAATTGTTTCTTGCAGTGGTTATCCTCATCCAACTTGGGTCCCAGGAGAAAAATGCCCACCATTGATTGTTAGTCATGGCTTATTTGATGACGTCGTGCCTATAGATGCTTCTAGGATTATTTATGAAAAGGTAAAAAGTAAGTCTTCGAAATTTTGCGAATTATTAGAATTTGATGGATTCCATCAAATTGACTCAAATTTAATTAATTTTCTAAGTTCAAATATGAGTAATATTCTTTAAACGAAAGCATATTCGTATT
The window above is part of the Prochlorococcus marinus CUG1415 genome. Proteins encoded here:
- the purH gene encoding bifunctional phosphoribosylaminoimidazolecarboxamide formyltransferase/IMP cyclohydrolase, with the translated sequence MSPLALISVSDKKNIIPFCTELVEKFNYKILSSGGTAKHLIKAKLPVIKVADFTNSPEILEGRVKTLHPKIHGGILAKRTDKEHKKDIEANDLELIDLVVVNLYPFKKTVEQGCKWEDAIENIDIGGPSMIRSAAKNHKDVSVLVDPSQYQEFLEEIKKGVLNDAYKATLAFEAFQHTADYDAAISNWISKERGLQSSKYIESYPLIKTLRYGENPHQKAFWYGLRNIGWNSAEQLQGKELSYNNLLDLESALSTVLEFGYEEKNDLKTNTFASVILKHNNPCGASTSNSASQAFLNALECDSVSAFGGIVAFNSNVDSETAINLKDIFLECVVAPSFDEEALKILKSKKNLRILKLSKDMLPKKNQTSTKSIMGGLLVQDTDDNEDINESWILVTKKNPSNQMKLDLNFAWKICKHVKSNAIVIAKDQKTIGIGAGQMNRVGAAKIALKAAEGLCSEAVLASDGFFPFADTVELANEYGIKAIIQPGGSLRDQESIDMCNSKGISMIFTQKRHFLH
- a CDS encoding alpha/beta hydrolase — translated: MKYDIDHEFVSISSQTATHRIILIHGWGADADDLLTIGKEITEKTNLDFELISLRAPGLHPSGQGRQWYGLYPHDWKGAEAEVNKLLDTLKEFDTEQISLRKTVLLGFSQGAAMAIDAGFKLNLGLIVSCSGYPHPTWVPGEKCPPLIVSHGLFDDVVPIDASRIIYEKVKSKSSKFCELLEFDGFHQIDSNLINFLSSNMSNIL
- a CDS encoding DoxX family protein gives rise to the protein MEDKTQTNQVQTAASMNRTKAPQKVEVVVANSSSGSEVNILGELSIFVLRIGFCALMIHHGLEKLQDPQGFAEFVVSKYFPFLPGDPVVWTFGAAITQLVCPLGLALGLFARLSSLGLLSTMVFAVYFHLLDTGLEGFPLAVVEGHNYAFELSFIYGAISLYFLCAGPGRLSLFRKSNKITYYPKST